The Kordia sp. SMS9 genome window below encodes:
- a CDS encoding phage virion morphogenesis protein: MIDFFKTLDKLSRVNQRFPSKAAVIAVNFSKERFVKKDWVDRSRVSWKKRKRKGRGSTLVRSGRLKRSIRKLRVTSSYIVIGTDVPYAQIHNEGGDIKKSVRVRAHGRRISRGTRGGQSKVKSHTRKMNLKIPKRQFIGESAVLARRIERMLERDIKNALR, from the coding sequence ATGATTGATTTTTTTAAAACACTTGACAAGCTCAGCAGGGTTAATCAACGCTTTCCATCAAAAGCGGCCGTAATAGCGGTTAATTTTTCTAAGGAGCGATTTGTTAAGAAAGATTGGGTGGATCGCTCACGTGTGAGTTGGAAAAAAAGAAAGCGAAAAGGACGTGGAAGTACTTTAGTACGATCGGGACGGTTAAAGCGTTCCATTCGTAAATTGAGAGTGACAAGTAGTTACATCGTCATAGGAACAGATGTGCCTTATGCGCAAATACACAATGAAGGTGGAGATATAAAAAAATCTGTCAGAGTTCGGGCGCATGGCAGGCGAATCAGTAGAGGAACCAGGGGAGGACAATCCAAAGTAAAATCACATACCCGAAAAATGAATTTAAAAATTCCTAAGCGTCAGTTTATTGGTGAATCAGCTGTACTAGCCAGACGTATAGAAAGAATGCTAGAAAGAGATATTAAAAATGCATTACGATGA
- a CDS encoding phage tail tape measure protein: protein MRGNIDKLKASHVKAFRTMRDEIPLFGKAMDLIGNPYALIAAGLISLTLLFGKGYAEAKRFNHEFLQIKQLNLDKNSKQLASYKENIRDAAFEVGTNLRDSTKAFYDLQSATGVYGDDAVAIFKKVGRYSIATGAELGDSMNATTKAMKAFGLGVKDIDSFLVSNAKTVQVGITTFDELARVQTEYAGAAAGAGQTVDTANKIFAAFTSIAKDSNTAATMTKSAFEGLTQKNTVKGLRKIGISLYDTKGNMRDLGDVLQEVSAKFKKMTPKQIDTLIAKIGGPEGLRNLFIKLKTGADDFHNTLNAFDSSQYDLDAALKNAQGDVTVLGDIVRNRFNTAMSKLGELILPLVARGLHFLNSIIVSAYNAYNTFTKWLDSGSLGALIFKGAMIGLATAITLNLLPLALMGAKILLVTTATTLWTGAQWLLNTAIKKNPIVFILSLIGALIGAIVKVVRMTEGWGKSWVALKKIAGVVWSQMKLDFFYLVDSIKYGIEVAWLKFKNIGQHIVGFAKKVKEAVALAWSGKFSAAASKMKEKIVTEADRQLEELDKKRQRQNAAYKKSTQENRNTVKELKKDIGISWKKEKQEDKKSEGLLTDGGGDTGSKDKKSLGSVAGGQIGDVTDSASGAKNISITIDAFNKGGINTTNTTLNKMNKQEIEQWMEETFLRMVRATELSYD, encoded by the coding sequence ATGCGTGGGAACATTGACAAATTAAAAGCGAGTCATGTTAAGGCATTCAGAACCATGCGAGATGAGATACCTCTATTTGGAAAAGCTATGGATCTTATTGGAAATCCGTATGCCCTGATTGCCGCTGGATTAATTTCACTTACACTGCTATTTGGAAAAGGATATGCCGAAGCGAAACGATTCAATCATGAGTTCCTTCAGATAAAACAGCTCAATCTCGATAAGAATTCCAAACAACTAGCCTCGTACAAGGAAAACATAAGAGATGCTGCTTTTGAGGTTGGAACTAATTTGCGGGATTCCACCAAAGCGTTTTACGATTTGCAGTCAGCTACTGGAGTATATGGAGACGATGCGGTTGCTATTTTCAAAAAAGTTGGACGATACAGTATTGCTACAGGCGCAGAGCTTGGTGACAGTATGAACGCAACAACAAAAGCCATGAAAGCCTTTGGACTTGGAGTTAAAGACATAGATTCCTTTTTGGTGAGTAATGCTAAAACCGTTCAAGTGGGGATTACCACATTTGATGAACTTGCAAGAGTGCAAACAGAATACGCAGGAGCTGCTGCTGGTGCAGGACAAACTGTGGACACAGCTAACAAAATATTTGCTGCTTTTACATCCATAGCAAAGGATAGTAATACAGCAGCTACAATGACCAAATCGGCATTTGAAGGTTTGACGCAAAAAAACACTGTTAAAGGACTTCGAAAAATTGGTATTAGTTTATACGACACCAAAGGAAACATGAGAGATTTGGGCGATGTTTTACAAGAGGTTTCTGCAAAGTTTAAAAAGATGACACCTAAACAGATCGATACTTTGATTGCTAAAATTGGCGGTCCTGAAGGACTTCGAAATTTATTCATAAAATTAAAGACAGGAGCAGACGATTTTCACAATACACTGAATGCTTTTGATTCTTCACAATATGACTTGGATGCAGCACTTAAAAATGCGCAAGGAGATGTAACTGTATTGGGAGATATTGTGCGTAATAGATTCAATACGGCCATGTCTAAGTTAGGTGAATTAATTCTGCCATTGGTGGCTCGTGGGCTACACTTTTTAAACAGCATAATTGTATCTGCCTATAACGCTTACAACACATTTACAAAGTGGCTCGATAGTGGTTCATTAGGTGCATTAATATTCAAAGGCGCTATGATAGGATTGGCAACAGCCATTACGCTTAATCTCTTACCACTTGCTCTGATGGGAGCAAAGATATTATTGGTAACAACAGCAACAACTTTATGGACTGGAGCGCAGTGGTTATTGAACACAGCAATTAAGAAAAATCCAATTGTTTTCATTTTATCTCTAATAGGAGCACTTATTGGGGCTATTGTGAAAGTGGTAAGAATGACTGAAGGTTGGGGCAAGTCATGGGTGGCTCTTAAAAAGATTGCTGGAGTCGTATGGTCACAAATGAAATTAGACTTTTTCTACTTAGTAGATTCCATCAAATACGGAATTGAAGTAGCCTGGTTAAAGTTTAAAAATATCGGTCAGCATATTGTTGGATTTGCCAAAAAAGTAAAAGAAGCCGTAGCACTTGCCTGGAGCGGTAAATTTAGTGCAGCAGCAAGTAAAATGAAAGAAAAAATAGTTACTGAGGCTGATAGACAACTTGAGGAACTTGACAAGAAGCGACAGCGACAGAATGCTGCATACAAAAAATCTACTCAAGAAAACAGAAATACTGTAAAAGAGCTAAAAAAGGATATTGGCATTAGCTGGAAAAAGGAAAAGCAGGAAGACAAGAAATCTGAAGGTTTGCTAACAGATGGTGGAGGTGATACAGGTTCAAAAGACAAGAAATCTCTAGGAAGTGTTGCAGGTGGGCAAATTGGAGATGTCACTGATAGTGCTTCAGGAGCTAAAAATATCAGTATTACTATTGATGCATTTAACAAGGGTGGTATCAATACAACCAACACAACACTCAACAAAATGAACAAGCAAGAGATTGAGCAGTGGATGGAAGAGACATTTTTACGAATGGTTAGAGCAACAGAATTAAGTTATGATTGA
- a CDS encoding DUF935 family protein — MTIPHKERYARIGRKLPKAIQSSRSTGKGREIENMKNIVDQIVNQFKDRSRKNIKKWRNSLLLADLPEKPRLTAYHDLLDDLMTDGHLISQMELRENSTLNAEFEIRNQQGKINEEGTKLFRQSWFYKFMKEALLRILRGTKIIEFESFNGNKIKINTIPQRNAVPTLKTIFPDLSKEDGIRYDDPYYENWVIQIGEDKELGILNNIVPNLIWKRNVAQSWAEFCERFGLPMITATTNSTDPKIIDNIDYMLSKIAQASRGVFPKGTEIEFKEANRTDAYQVYDKFIERNNNEISEAIVGGTMLTNNGSSRSQSEVHERNLDKRLAVADKRFIMFLVNDELIPLLINQGYKELKEGDVFVFPKGLDLDLDKFWKIVQGISKEYEVEQEWITKTFGVPILGKKKSQSQQPNKVVSSYLNMYPISKCCPSGITAASKSFTRLINQYYNELLDLLWNKKNTLSATAKIHALEAKELISGLHKGWTGRTSVAYNTPDHLAMRMMEFNLIEFAASKTEARLASLSELLVDKEKFNIRSFSDFKAEAEKVTEDFNKTYLETEYNLSVATAQGAAQQIRFLEEKDTVTNLVMYQTAGDSKVRSEHQALDGLVFDLNDDETLDIWTPNGYGCRCEFLQHFQDNNTVVSKASTAKNLLGDKFKKSPFNSNRLKSQKVFTEDQYYTDTNKIAAKLNKMSFDKVYNLDSYSVFKQRLNSLKLDASITKDNIKELFNGDGKSNGSDFMGFSDYLKRKVILKKSVFDGNTKSNYTKKNELRHQLFPHLKSVLTSPDEVWIYGYDKKAATFLTRYISFYNNHAIVVQLGLGDIHIEIKGWQLLKDEKSKRKGLLLYNSNK, encoded by the coding sequence ATGACTATACCACATAAAGAAAGATACGCCCGAATAGGCAGGAAATTACCAAAAGCTATTCAATCTAGCAGATCAACAGGAAAAGGCAGAGAGATTGAAAATATGAAAAACATTGTCGATCAAATTGTCAATCAATTCAAAGATCGTAGCAGGAAGAACATAAAAAAATGGAGAAACTCTCTGCTTCTTGCTGATCTTCCTGAAAAACCAAGATTAACAGCTTATCATGATTTATTAGATGATTTAATGACTGATGGGCATTTAATATCCCAAATGGAACTCAGAGAAAATTCAACTTTAAATGCAGAATTTGAAATAAGAAACCAACAAGGAAAAATTAATGAGGAAGGTACAAAGCTATTTCGGCAATCTTGGTTTTATAAATTCATGAAAGAAGCTCTTTTAAGAATTCTTAGAGGAACTAAAATTATTGAATTTGAAAGTTTCAATGGCAATAAAATAAAAATTAATACAATTCCCCAGCGAAACGCAGTTCCAACTTTGAAAACTATATTTCCAGACTTAAGCAAAGAGGATGGGATTCGATATGATGATCCATATTATGAAAATTGGGTGATTCAGATCGGGGAAGACAAAGAGCTTGGCATTCTAAATAATATTGTTCCAAATCTTATATGGAAACGCAATGTTGCGCAAAGTTGGGCTGAATTCTGTGAACGTTTCGGATTGCCAATGATAACTGCTACAACAAATAGCACAGATCCTAAAATAATTGACAATATTGACTATATGCTTAGCAAGATTGCTCAAGCCTCACGTGGAGTATTTCCTAAAGGAACAGAAATTGAGTTCAAAGAGGCGAATAGAACCGATGCTTATCAAGTATATGACAAGTTTATTGAGAGAAATAATAATGAAATTAGTGAAGCGATTGTTGGGGGTACAATGCTTACTAATAATGGAAGCAGTAGAAGCCAATCCGAAGTGCATGAACGCAATTTAGACAAAAGGTTAGCTGTGGCCGACAAGCGGTTTATTATGTTCTTGGTTAATGATGAATTAATCCCACTACTTATTAATCAAGGCTATAAGGAATTAAAAGAGGGAGATGTCTTTGTTTTTCCGAAAGGACTTGATTTGGATTTAGATAAGTTTTGGAAAATAGTCCAAGGTATATCCAAAGAGTATGAAGTAGAACAAGAGTGGATAACTAAAACTTTTGGAGTTCCAATTTTGGGTAAAAAAAAAAGTCAATCCCAACAGCCCAATAAAGTAGTAAGCTCCTATCTTAATATGTATCCTATCTCTAAGTGTTGCCCTTCAGGAATCACAGCCGCCAGTAAAAGTTTTACAAGACTTATAAATCAATACTATAACGAGCTTTTAGATCTACTATGGAACAAAAAAAACACACTATCAGCTACAGCAAAAATACATGCGCTGGAAGCCAAGGAGTTAATAAGTGGATTGCACAAAGGATGGACAGGCAGAACTTCTGTCGCATACAATACTCCTGATCACCTAGCAATGCGAATGATGGAATTCAATCTCATTGAATTTGCAGCTAGTAAAACCGAAGCTCGATTGGCTTCACTATCTGAACTTTTAGTTGACAAGGAAAAGTTTAACATTCGTTCATTTTCAGATTTTAAAGCTGAAGCAGAAAAAGTTACAGAAGACTTTAACAAAACCTATCTAGAGACTGAATACAATTTATCAGTGGCTACAGCACAAGGAGCTGCACAACAAATTCGATTCCTGGAGGAGAAAGACACCGTTACCAATTTGGTAATGTATCAGACTGCTGGAGATAGCAAAGTGCGTTCGGAACACCAAGCACTGGATGGACTTGTATTTGATTTGAACGACGATGAAACTCTTGACATTTGGACACCTAATGGATACGGGTGTCGATGTGAATTTCTGCAACATTTCCAAGACAATAACACCGTTGTCTCTAAAGCCAGTACAGCTAAAAATTTACTTGGAGATAAATTCAAAAAATCTCCATTTAACAGCAATAGACTTAAATCACAAAAAGTCTTTACAGAAGATCAGTATTATACAGACACCAATAAGATTGCTGCTAAGCTTAATAAAATGTCGTTTGATAAGGTATATAATCTTGATAGTTATTCGGTGTTTAAACAGCGTTTAAACAGCTTGAAATTAGATGCAAGCATAACTAAAGACAACATCAAAGAACTGTTTAATGGTGATGGCAAATCAAATGGATCTGACTTTATGGGGTTCTCTGATTATTTGAAGCGCAAAGTAATTTTGAAGAAGAGTGTTTTTGACGGTAATACAAAGAGCAACTACACGAAAAAGAATGAATTAAGACATCAACTATTTCCTCATTTGAAATCGGTATTAACATCTCCTGATGAAGTTTGGATCTACGGGTACGATAAAAAAGCAGCTACTTTTTTAACTAGATACATCTCATTCTATAACAACCATGCAATTGTCGTTCAACTTGGACTTGGAGATATACACATCGAGATCAAGGGCTGGCAATTGTTAAAGGATGAGAAATCTAAAAGAAAAGGGCTGTTACTCTATAACAGCAATAAATAA